In the Blautia coccoides genome, AAAAATATCAATTACTTAGTCTCCATGGACAGAATAAAGATGCTCTTGCAAAGACAAAGCTAGGGGCATGGGAATATGACATTATTGGACCTTGGTATAAATGTAATATGACAGATATTATGGCAGCTATTGGTCTCCGCCAGCTTGATCGTTATCCTGGATTGTTAGAAAGAAGAAAAGAGATTATTAAAAAATACGATGCGGTATGCGATGAGCTAGGAGTATTTCATTCACAGCACTATGGTGAGGACTATAATAGTAGCGGACATTTATATCTTACCAGAATACCAGAAATTAATGAAGAACAACGAAATGAAATAATTGAAAAAATGGCAGAAAACGGAGTTGCAACCAATGTGCATTATAAGCCTCTTCCAATGATGACAGCTTATAAAGCATATGGTTGGGATATTAAGGATTTTCCGAATGCTTATGATTATTATCATAATTTGATAACTTTACCGTTACATACAAAGCTGTCCAATGATGATGTGGAATATGTGATTGAGAACTTCAAGGATATAGTTAAAGAATATATATAAATAAGAAATTTAGTACTAAAAGTCAATCAAATGTATATAAGATTTGAAAATGGAATTGCATTGCCACTTCATATCAAACTTATAAATGGAGAAGTGGATTATGAAATCGAGCAGTTTAGTGTAATCGTGAAAGATTATATTTAAATATGATAGTAGAAATGGGAGATAACTATGTTACGAGAATGGGATAAATTACCAAAATATATGCAAACGGAGGAAGTTGGCCCGTATTATGATAGCTTAAAAAAGAAAAAAATTAGTCTGACATTAAAAAGAGGATTTGATGTATTTTCTGCATCTGTCATGCTTGTAACATTTTCTCCTGTGTTAATTGCTATTTCTATTATGATCGTAAGAGACTCAAAAGGAGGAGTATTTTATCGGCAGGAGCGAGTTACGCAGTATGGAAGAAAATTCAGAATATTTAAATTCCGTACAATGGTTGCTAATGCGGATAAAATTGGAACACAGGTTACAGTATCTAATGATAGTCGGGTTACGAAAGTGGGTGAGAAACTTCGTAAATATCGTTTGGATGAGTTACCACAACTAATTAATATTATTCTGGGAGATATGACACTGGTAGGTACTAGACCAGAAAGTACACATTATGTAAAAAGTTATACACCAGAAATGTTTGCTACATTATTATTACCGGCGGGAGTTACTTCAGAGGCGAGTATTAAATATAAAGATGAAGCAGATCTGCTGGATAAGGCAGATGATGTAGACAAGGTTTATATAGAAAAAGTACTTCCAGAAAAGATGAAATATAATCTTGAAAGTATTAAACAATTTAATTTTTTACAAGATATAAAAACAATGATAAAAACAGTTTTTGCTGTAATTAGGTAGGAAAAGCGTATGGAAAAAGGATTAGTATCAGTTATTACACCAACATACAATTGTGCACGTTTTATAGAAGAAACGATTGAATCAGTTCTGGCACAAACGTATCAGCAATGGGAGATGATTATTGTTGATGATTGCTCAACAGATAATACAAGAGAAGTTGTAGGTGAATATATAAAAAAGGATAATAGAATCAAATACTTTTGTTTAGAGAATAATTCAGGGGCAGCTGTAGCAAGAACAAAGGCAATGGAATTGGCGAATGGACAGTACATGGCATTTTTGGATTCAGATGATATTTGGTCAGCAGATAAATTGAAAAAACAATTGTCATTTATGAAAAGATATGATGTTGCATTTTCTTGTACTGCATATGAACAGATTGACGAGAAAGGCGAATCATTAAATAAAGTTATTAATACTGTACCTAAAGCTGATTATAATCGGATATTATTAGATTGCCCAGTAGGAAATTCTACAGTTATGTATAATGTAGAAAAGATGGGAAAATTTAAAGTGCCAAATATCCGGAAACGAAATGATGATGCATTGTGGCTACAGATGCTGAAAAAGGAAAAAAATATATACGGTATGAAGTCAGTACTTATGCAATATAGAATAAGGCAAAATTCTATTTCAAGTAATAAACTTAAAGTGATTAAGTATCATTGGATTTTATATAGAGATATAGAACACCTTAGTATAGTGAGAAGTGTTTATCATATTGCATACTGGTGTGCAATTAAAGTGCTAAAAATTAAGTAGGGAAAAAGATGAAAATATCAGTATTGGTTCCAACTCTTGGAACAAGAGAAAAAGAAATTAACCAACTGTTAGAGACTTTGGAAAAACAATCATATAAAGACTTTGAAGTTATATTTGTCACACAGGATAATCACGAAAAGGTAAAAAATATAGTTTGTCAGTATAGTAATTTGGATATAAAACAAATTCAAATGAATATAAAAGGATTATCAAGAGCTAGAAATAAAGGTTTAAAAGAAGCATTAGGAGAAATAGTTATATTGTCAGATGATGACTGTTGGTATCCGATAAATGCATTTGAAGTTATTGTTAATACTTTTATAGAAAGAAGATCTGCTAAAATTGTCTTATCTCAAATTTATGATCCAGAACAAAATATTTTTTACAAAAACTATAATTCAACTGAAGGATATATAAAGCATAGATTACAGCTTATGTCAAAATCATCTATTGAAGTAGCATTTAAAAAGGATTTACTTATGTATAAAAATTTTGACGAGCGGTTAGGACTTGGAAGTGAGTTTATTTGTGGTGAAGAGGTGGATTTTCTTTTAAATAATTACGAAAAAGAAGCTATATTTTATAAACCTGAGATAATGGTTTATCATAAAAAGAAAGAAAATGGTAGTAGTAATAAACAAATTATTGCTAAAGGTGCAATATATGGTAAAAATTTTAATATATTTGTTTGCTTATTAGTGTTACTAAGAGATTTAGTAATAAAAAAAGAAAACAATTTTAAATATTTTTTTGAGGGATATAATGAATATTTTAAAAGAAAGAATTAAATTGTTAGTTGCCGACCCAAGGTGGCGTATGACGATGAAAAGGTTAAAAGAAGGTCAGAAAAAAAAGGTGGTTTTATTTGGAACGCCTATGCATGGAAACTTGGGAGATCATGCGATTGCAATTCAAGAACAATATTTTTTTGAAGATTTTTTCCCTGAATATGAATATTGTGAAATATTGATGCCAATGTATCACACAAAAAAAGAAAAGATAAAAAAATATATAACACCGGGAGATTTAGTTGTAATTTCAGGCGGTGGTTGGATGGGAAATTTATGGATACACAATGAAATGGTCATTCGTGAGATTGTGCAATCCTATCCCAATAATAAGATTGTTATTCTTCCACAAACAGCATATTACACTCCTGATGAATTCGGAGATAAAGAATATAGAATTACGAATGAAATATTAAAACATCATAGTAGCTTATATATATTTGTAAGAGAAAAAAAATCTTTCAATTTTATAAAACAGAAATTTGAATTTACTGGAAATTCAGGCGTATATCTGATGCCAGATATGGTTTTATATGGAAAAGATATAATAGCAAAAGAGAAATCTGTTAAATATGAGAAAGTAATAAATATATGTATTCGAGAAGATTGCGAATCTCAACAAGAAAATGTAAATGATTTTTTTTCAAAAATTAAACAAAAGTATAATGTTAGGAATGTTAGTACTGTTATAAAGTCTCCTGTTATTTTGAAAAAAAGAATGGATGAATTGCAAAAGTCATGGGAAACATTCAAAAATGGAGAAATTACTATAACAGATCGGTTACATGCAATGCTGTTTTCTGTGTTGAATGGTACTCCATGTATTGTTTTAGATAATAAAACAGGCAAAGTTTTTGGAGTAGCAGAATGGATTGAAGATACCAATATGATTATAAGAGTTAATTCGTTAAATGTAGTATTTGAAAAGTTAGAAAATGTAAATGTATGGAAACATAAAGAATATGATAGAGAAAAAACACTAAACTATTTTGAGAGAATGGCAGAGGTAATACGAAAGGATTAAACATGGATATTAAAAGATTGTTAGTTATTAATGTGCCAATAAAAAATTGTAATCTTAAATGTGAATACTGTTATATTTCCGCACTGAAAGAAACTGAAAAAGGAGCAGCTAAATTTTTGTATAGTCCAGAACATGTTGGAAAATGTCTTTCAAAAGAGAGGTTAGGCGGAACATGTATTATAAACTTGACAGGAGGAGGAGAAACTCTTATTCCAAAAGAAATGCCACAGTATATTTATCAATTATTATTACAAGGACATTTCTTAGAGGTTGTGACAAATGGAACATTAACAAGTCGGTTTGATGAAATTGCTGAATTTCCAAGAAACTTGCTGAAACATTTAGAATTTAAGTTTTCTTTTCATTATGCAGAATTAAAGAAAAGAGGATTGTTAGATAGATATTTTTCAAATGTAAAAAAGATGTGGGAAAGGGGATGTTCATTTACTGTTGAATTAATGCCATATGATGGGTTGATTTCCGACATTGATGATATTATAAACCTCTGTAAATCAGAGTTAGGAGCTGTATGTCAGATTACTGTAGGTCGAAATGATTTGACTGAGAAAAAAGATCTTTTAACATCTATGTCAAGAGAAGAATATGAAGCTGTTTGGAAAAAATTCAATTCGACAATGTTTAATTTTAAATTGGATATTTTTCAGAAAAAAATAGAAGACTTTTGTTACGCAGGAGCTTGGACTCTGTATGTTGATTTGGGAACTGGGGCAGCTAAACCATGCTATGGACAACTTAGTAATCAAAATATATTTAAATATCCTGAGCAGCCAGTAATATTTAATCCAGTGGGAAAACATTGTAGACAACCATATTGCTATAATGGTCATGCATTTTTAACTTTAGGTGTTGTACCGGAATTAGAGACTCCAACATATTCTGATATTCGAAATAGAGTTTGTGAAGATGGTAGAGAATGGTTATCAGAAGAAGTTAAAGACGCTTTTTCACAAAAATTGGCAGATAATAATGAAATTTGGGACAAAAAGAAAAAGAATAGCTATGAAAGAAAATATCCTTTAATATTTTTAAAAACAGCTTTATATGATTGGAAAGAAATATATAACAAAGTAATAAGAAAACGCAAAAGATAGGGTGCGGTATGAGAAATGTACAAAGAAATCTAATACTGAAAAGTACGGTACTTGCAAATATTTTAGTAATATATATTTATGTTCCATACTTTGCGAATATTTTGGAAAATACTTTTAAAATATCATCGTTATATCAATACATTATATACATGACACTTGCAATAGTAGCGATAGGAACTACAATGAGTATTAATAAGCGGGTGTTTGCATTTTTATTTATCTTTTTTGCTATGATATTGGTTAATTATATGGTAGTTCCTTATCAATACTATGTATTCATAGAAGGCATACAAGCGTTGGTTGGTATAATAGTGCCATGCTTATGCGTTTCAAATAACTTATTCAATCTGAACATTTTTATTGAGAAATGGTGGAGGTTTTCTAGACTAAATTTACCATTGGTTTTAGTTGCGATTATATTGTTTAAACAAGGATTAGTGCACTATTCGATATTTACAAGTATATGCGTACCAAATGTATTTATTGGTTCATATATGGTACTTCAGGGAATTGAAAAAAAGAAATGGTTATATGTTAATGTTGCTTTCAATATTCTTGTGACTGCTGTTTTAGGTGGTCGTATGTCAGCAGCAATATCAGCGTGCATGATTTTATTTGCATATGTATATTCAGGAAGAATTAAACTATGGAAAAAGCTAATAATTATTGTGGGGTTAGTGATAGCTGCTTATATTTTGTTTAACAACTTGATTGAGATTTTATATTGGATAAGTCAAAAATTGGAACAATATGGAATGCAGTCTCGAAGCGTAACTCTATTAATAAATCAAATAAAGAGTAATGAAATTTATTTGACTAATAGGGATTACATTTATTCTGCATGTATAGAGTATGTAAAAGGAAGAATGGGTTTACCTGGAGGATTTGGAATTCCGTTATACATTACTTCGGGAGAATACTATTATGCACATAATGTAATTTTGCAATTATTAACATTTTTTGGAATATGGGGAACTATTATTGTTATTGGGATTACATTAATTCGCAGTAGAACATTAAAATATATCGCACCTGTAAGGTGTAGAAAATTTATTTATTTTCTACTTTTGTGCTATGTTGGCATTGGGATGACAGGATCAAGTATATGGATTCATTATTTATCAACTATTTTTATAGCAATTTTCTTTTTTGGAAATAGTGAATTGTATCAGTCAATAGATGTAGATAGGATAGGAATAGAGAGTTAGGTAATATGAGATTTATTCTTAAAAAAATTGTAAAAAAATATAGAGATGTGTCAGTAGAAATCAAAGCTGCTACTTGGTATGCAGTAGGAAATATAATTCAAAAAATTGCTCCTTGGATGGTCATGATAATACTGACGCATTACTTGTCTACAGAGGAATTTGGAATATATAGCGTTTTTATGTCTTGGCTAGAAATATTTGAAATTGTCATCACATTAAGAATATATAGTAATGGTTATGTTGCTGGATTAGTAAGAGACGATGAAAATAGAACAACATATACAGCTACTATGCAATCATTAAGTATTATACTGATTATGATTTGGATGCTAGTATATTTAATGTATCACAAAATAGTTAATAGTGTTACAGGGATAAGTACCTCATTAAGTATAATGATGATATGTTCTTTTATAGGGACTATAAGCTTCGGGCTATGGTCATCAAGACAAAGGGTTGATAATCAGTACAAAAAAATGTTATTTGCGATAATAGTATATGGTCTTATTGGACCAATTATTGGTGCATTAACAGTTTTTCTTGATTTAGATAATCCTATATTTTATGTAGTAGCTACAAGGACAATAATTCAATTAGGTGTTGCAATTCCATTTTTTATATCCAATTACAAAGGGAGTTTTACCTTATGGAAAAAAGACTTTGCAATAGATGCATTGAGATATAATTTGCCATTAATGCCATATTATTTATCAATGATATTGTTAAATCATTCGGATCGTTTAATGATACAAAAAATTGATGGATATGAAGATGCTGCCTTATATAGTGTATCATATAGTGCAGCTATGGTTATTTTTGTTATAAGCGGGGCATTAAATTTATCTTTACAAGCATGGTTATTTAAAGAATTGAAGATAAAAGATTCGTCAAAAGATAAAAGTAGATTGATAACAGTGGGAACAGTTATAGTATCTTTTTGTGCTGTCGCAGAGATTGTAATGGCTCCAGAATTAATTTTAGTATTGGGGGGGGAAAAATATTTACAAGCAATATGGGTTATGCCCCCATTAGCAATTAGTGTTATTGTAATGTATATATATCAACAATATGTAAATGTACTGTTTTATTACAAGAAAACTAAATATATTTTATTTGCATCAGTATTTGCTGCTATTAGCAATATAATTTTAAATGCTATTTTTATTCCATTATTTGGATATGTTGCCGGTGGATATACTTCGTTAGCGAGTTATATTACGGTTATGATATTGTATTCTATATTGGCAAGAAAAGAGTGCGCTGCTAATGAGATTCAAATGAATAATTATTTTAATACAAAATTGCAAATGATAATACTTGTGGTTACAAGTATTATTGCATTATCTATGGTAGCTGTATATAGAAATATAGGTGTTAGATATTTGTTAGCAGTAGTTATGCTCGTATTTTTGATAGTAACAAGAAAAAAATGGATGCCGGAATTGAGAAAAGGAAAGAAACTATGAAAAAGAAAAAAAGTTTAGTGTTTGTGTTGCTTTCTTGCGTTGCTATTTTGGTATTAGGATGTATAATTTTATCACATATTAAGGCAAAAATTGAACTGGGAAAATGTGACAAAATATATGCAAATAAAATACTAAAATTACCCGATAAGGAAAAAAACAATGTGGGATTCACATGTACAGGACTTTTTTGGGACGAGGAGGAAAATTGCTTTTTAATAGGAAATGGAGGTAAATACAAACCAGATGATGATAAATTTCAGGCCACTATCGAAATAATCGAAAAAGACTTTTCAGCTATCAAAAGAAGTATACCTTGTTATTTGAATTATAATGATATGAGTGATATACAAGGAGTTACTAAGTCAACAGACGGAACTATTTGGTTATGTTCTTATGGAGAAAATAAAGTTCGTCATATAGATGGAGATGGAAATGAAATAGGGAATTTTGATATTAAAGAACCGTCTGGTATTGCAAATGATACTAGAAGTGGTACACTTTGGATTTTGACAAAGGATTATTTATATAATTGCTCATATGATGGGACGGTAAAAAAAACAATAAAAGCACATATAAA is a window encoding:
- a CDS encoding sugar transferase; this translates as MLREWDKLPKYMQTEEVGPYYDSLKKKKISLTLKRGFDVFSASVMLVTFSPVLIAISIMIVRDSKGGVFYRQERVTQYGRKFRIFKFRTMVANADKIGTQVTVSNDSRVTKVGEKLRKYRLDELPQLINIILGDMTLVGTRPESTHYVKSYTPEMFATLLLPAGVTSEASIKYKDEADLLDKADDVDKVYIEKVLPEKMKYNLESIKQFNFLQDIKTMIKTVFAVIR
- a CDS encoding glycosyltransferase family 2 protein — its product is MEKGLVSVITPTYNCARFIEETIESVLAQTYQQWEMIIVDDCSTDNTREVVGEYIKKDNRIKYFCLENNSGAAVARTKAMELANGQYMAFLDSDDIWSADKLKKQLSFMKRYDVAFSCTAYEQIDEKGESLNKVINTVPKADYNRILLDCPVGNSTVMYNVEKMGKFKVPNIRKRNDDALWLQMLKKEKNIYGMKSVLMQYRIRQNSISSNKLKVIKYHWILYRDIEHLSIVRSVYHIAYWCAIKVLKIK
- a CDS encoding glycosyltransferase family 2 protein; translation: MKISVLVPTLGTREKEINQLLETLEKQSYKDFEVIFVTQDNHEKVKNIVCQYSNLDIKQIQMNIKGLSRARNKGLKEALGEIVILSDDDCWYPINAFEVIVNTFIERRSAKIVLSQIYDPEQNIFYKNYNSTEGYIKHRLQLMSKSSIEVAFKKDLLMYKNFDERLGLGSEFICGEEVDFLLNNYEKEAIFYKPEIMVYHKKKENGSSNKQIIAKGAIYGKNFNIFVCLLVLLRDLVIKKENNFKYFFEGYNEYFKRKN
- a CDS encoding polysaccharide pyruvyl transferase family protein, whose amino-acid sequence is MNILKERIKLLVADPRWRMTMKRLKEGQKKKVVLFGTPMHGNLGDHAIAIQEQYFFEDFFPEYEYCEILMPMYHTKKEKIKKYITPGDLVVISGGGWMGNLWIHNEMVIREIVQSYPNNKIVILPQTAYYTPDEFGDKEYRITNEILKHHSSLYIFVREKKSFNFIKQKFEFTGNSGVYLMPDMVLYGKDIIAKEKSVKYEKVINICIREDCESQQENVNDFFSKIKQKYNVRNVSTVIKSPVILKKRMDELQKSWETFKNGEITITDRLHAMLFSVLNGTPCIVLDNKTGKVFGVAEWIEDTNMIIRVNSLNVVFEKLENVNVWKHKEYDREKTLNYFERMAEVIRKD
- a CDS encoding radical SAM protein, with translation MDIKRLLVINVPIKNCNLKCEYCYISALKETEKGAAKFLYSPEHVGKCLSKERLGGTCIINLTGGGETLIPKEMPQYIYQLLLQGHFLEVVTNGTLTSRFDEIAEFPRNLLKHLEFKFSFHYAELKKRGLLDRYFSNVKKMWERGCSFTVELMPYDGLISDIDDIINLCKSELGAVCQITVGRNDLTEKKDLLTSMSREEYEAVWKKFNSTMFNFKLDIFQKKIEDFCYAGAWTLYVDLGTGAAKPCYGQLSNQNIFKYPEQPVIFNPVGKHCRQPYCYNGHAFLTLGVVPELETPTYSDIRNRVCEDGREWLSEEVKDAFSQKLADNNEIWDKKKKNSYERKYPLIFLKTALYDWKEIYNKVIRKRKR
- a CDS encoding lipopolysaccharide biosynthesis protein, which encodes MRFILKKIVKKYRDVSVEIKAATWYAVGNIIQKIAPWMVMIILTHYLSTEEFGIYSVFMSWLEIFEIVITLRIYSNGYVAGLVRDDENRTTYTATMQSLSIILIMIWMLVYLMYHKIVNSVTGISTSLSIMMICSFIGTISFGLWSSRQRVDNQYKKMLFAIIVYGLIGPIIGALTVFLDLDNPIFYVVATRTIIQLGVAIPFFISNYKGSFTLWKKDFAIDALRYNLPLMPYYLSMILLNHSDRLMIQKIDGYEDAALYSVSYSAAMVIFVISGALNLSLQAWLFKELKIKDSSKDKSRLITVGTVIVSFCAVAEIVMAPELILVLGGEKYLQAIWVMPPLAISVIVMYIYQQYVNVLFYYKKTKYILFASVFAAISNIILNAIFIPLFGYVAGGYTSLASYITVMILYSILARKECAANEIQMNNYFNTKLQMIILVVTSIIALSMVAVYRNIGVRYLLAVVMLVFLIVTRKKWMPELRKGKKL